TGGTCCACGATCCCCCGAGGGGCAATAGCGGGGCATTTAGAAACCTTGCAACGACAGCTTCTCACGCGATAAAGCTTGCGACGAATACAAAAGCTCGTAATTGTCGCTTCTGAAGCAAGGACGCCAATCACAAAGATATACCGTATCATATACCTTCATCATGACCGGTACCGTGCCCGTTGCCAACGCCTTGAGCGACATCTATCCTGCTGCAGCGCTCGCTGAGCAGGGTCCACGATGGAATAACCTTCTCAGCAAGTTTGAGTCTACCTACGGACATGCTGCTTCTTTCGTCGCTCGCTCCCCTGGAAGAGTTAACATTATTGGGGAGCACATCGACTACTCTCTCTATTCGGTGCTGCCCATGGCCATTACTGCCGACACCCTTCTCGCCGTTTCCGCTACACCCGCCGCCCAAGACGTCAAGTCCTTTCGCATCCGCATCGCCAACGTTGAGGATGACAAGTTTGAGGCCGCTGACTTTGAGGTCCCCTTTGAGGGGGATGTTTCGATCGACGCGACCAAGCTGGAGTGGACCAACTACTTCAAGAGTGGTCTAAGGGGTGTGCTGGACctgttgaggaagaagtatGGAAAGGATTTCAAACCATGCAGCATGAATTTGCTTATGGATGGCACTGTACCTGTTGGTGGAGGACTTAGCTCGAGTGCTGCTGTGGTCAGCACGAGTTCACTAGCTATCATGTTGGCCAATGGTGAGAAGACGGTGGACAAGACTGAGCTGACTGAGCTTGCCATCGTGAACGAGCGTGCGGTAGGAGTTAACTCGGGAGGGTATGTAACATTGACCTTCAACAACGATCGCAATCTCACTAATAACGACCCAACAGTATGGATCAAGCTGCCTCTGTCTTCTCTGAGAAGGGTGCCGCGACCTTCGTTTCATTCAGCCCAAGCCTCAAGGCTAAGCCAGTTCACTTCCCTCCCACAAATCCCGAAATCACATTCGTTATCGTGCAGTCCTTTGTCACATCAAACAAGCAGGTCACAGGCCCCATCCACTACAACCTTCGTGTAGTTGAGTGTAGCATCGCTGCATCCTACCTCAACGCGGTTCTGAATCCACCCGGCACACAACTTCCCGAGGATGCGGGACCCCTGGGCGTCAGTCTCGGAGGTTTCCATGAAACTTTCTTCTACCACCAGAACGGCTCAGATTACTCCGCTGCCAAGACCctgaccaaggaggaggagctaGAGAAATTGATCGAGATCACCGAGAAGACCCTGACACAGGAGGAGGGATACACACGGGAGGAGGTAGCCAAGGTTCTGAACATCACGGTCGAGGATCTCGAGAAGCGTTTCATGTCCAAGCTCCCAGTACGTGCCGAGCGCTTCAAGCTCCGCCAGCGAGCTCTGCATGTGTTCAGGGAGGCACACCGAGTTCTTCGTTTCATGAAGCTGCTCGAGAACCCTGTCCACACAGGCGCTACCGACACAACCAAGTTCAACAAAGAACTTGGTTCGCTGCTGAACGAAACCCAAGTATCATGCCGGGATTTGTACGAGTGCAGCTGTCCCGAGCTTGACGAGATCTGTGCTATTTCCCTTCGGGAAGGATCTTACGGAGCCCGTGTGACCGGTGCCGGTTGGGGAGGTTGCAGTGTGCACATGGTGCCGGCGGATAAGGTCGAGGCTGTGACACAGGCCCTGGAGCGGGAGTATTTCTCCAAGAAGAACTTGACGGAGGAACAGAAGAAGGGGGCCGTTATGGTGAGCCGGCCGGCAACCGGAAGTGCCATCTACTATGTCAAGGACGGCGTGAAGCCTTAAGGTGTAATCTTAATACGGATAAATATGTGTAGCATATAATATGTATAAGCATATTAACAGTAAATAGTGCATCGAGGAACAAAAAGCATAAAGTGAACGGCAGCAAAGGTCCGGCTGATCATACACATGGTCAAGGGTTCAAGAGAATTTTGCAAAATGTTGAAATTGAATGTCACTTGGGGGCCTTTTGGGCATATATCCCACCTGAGGCCCGAGAGCTTGGTCAGTCCTTGTACGAGCAGATCACCGATGTGACGCGTCGTTCTGGCCTGGGCTCTTGAGCAATTATTATCCGTAAGTGGGAGTATTACCCTATTCGAGGGACTTATGTGAGGCCCCGAATATGCTGGGCAAGCCTACAGGGCAAGGcaagggagagaaagagtGCGATGTCACGCTTTGAATTGCCGGACGCGATCACACGCAAATGCCGAGATGACAACGAAACCTTAAAGGGATGAAGCATACATACAATTGCGCTTCCGGAATGCACGGCTTGCGGTGACAAGAGGGCACTGTTGGACGGAAGAGGACAAGCTAAATTTCCGGTCAGGGGTGGTCTGTTTTTAGGTGTCTAGAAAGATGAAGAGTGACGGCGTGGTTGTGGCGTTGAGGTTTAGGGACAGTATTTAGAGTTTCCTCTAATTATTGAGAGGGTGACAACTTGGACGTTGCAGAATCAGACCTGACATGGGTACTTAGAACTCAGAGAGCCTTGGGAAAATCAAGATCGACAGGGTCGCTTCGAGTCTACGGTTCTGGATACGAGCGAGAACATTGATGCCATCGTGATCCTTGCTTCTTGGTACCCGATTCCCCGGGTCGatgatttttttttattttttttggGTGCAACA
This genomic stretch from Fusarium fujikuroi IMI 58289 draft genome, chromosome FFUJ_chr09 harbors:
- a CDS encoding related to galactokinase, which translates into the protein MTGTVPVANALSDIYPAAALAEQGPRWNNLLSKFESTYGHAASFVARSPGRVNIIGEHIDYSLYSVLPMAITADTLLAVSATPAAQDVKSFRIRIANVEDDKFEAADFEVPFEGDVSIDATKLEWTNYFKSGLRGVLDLLRKKYGKDFKPCSMNLLMDGTVPVGGGLSSSAAVVSTSSLAIMLANGEKTVDKTELTELAIVNERAVGVNSGGMDQAASVFSEKGAATFVSFSPSLKAKPVHFPPTNPEITFVIVQSFVTSNKQVTGPIHYNLRVVECSIAASYLNAVLNPPGTQLPEDAGPLGVSLGGFHETFFYHQNGSDYSAAKTLTKEEELEKLIEITEKTLTQEEGYTREEVAKVLNITVEDLEKRFMSKLPVRAERFKLRQRALHVFREAHRVLRFMKLLENPVHTGATDTTKFNKELGSLLNETQVSCRDLYECSCPELDEICAISLREGSYGARVTGAGWGGCSVHMVPADKVEAVTQALEREYFSKKNLTEEQKKGAVMVSRPATGSAIYYVKDGVKP